Proteins encoded in a region of the Watersipora subatra chromosome 5, tzWatSuba1.1, whole genome shotgun sequence genome:
- the LOC137397454 gene encoding LOW QUALITY PROTEIN: uncharacterized protein (The sequence of the model RefSeq protein was modified relative to this genomic sequence to represent the inferred CDS: deleted 2 bases in 1 codon), with protein MAETSMSSMRRAMDMGEKLGLKDAELDKFIEENEPKFAAEIEREERRMGREAKKEAEAEDRQLQHQMQMKQMEIDSRKQARELEMQREIEEKRLAHELEIKKLEVENIRMDDSKNESTGLEWVSNKPKPLLSVFDEKTDDMDSYLQRFEWIAENYQWDKAEWSFHLSQYLKGKATETYTRMVAENRKDYDQVKEALLKRYNFTEEGYRKRFRESKAKHDETPQQFLVRLRTYIDKWVELSNCKDLKKLNLREQFIAACPTNLAVHLKEMKFDRCVELAEAADRYLTAHARKMSFIKKTTPNETTITGHSYNEKGHIANRCNKKPQKYCAHCKMNNHNTTECRRLKTPTHKAGVAEGETNPEGQNTDEIKLSWKRYVQVACCKGKVGKMENGVNLVGGYVNGKQVEMIRDTGCTTVVVKKSLVKADQYTGEEGYLRMADNTARKLPFAKISIDTPFYQGDITAMVIETPIHDLMLGNISGARSPFVSNENIEVNREDLIKSQREDDSLKRLYDATEAITKGKQQTRFMVKKDILYREYHHPGYNSGQPIKQVVVPKTLRVAVMRHAHNSLLSGHLGIRKTIDRILTNFFWPGLHDEVARFCRSCDICQRNVKKGSVQKVPLHRTPLIETPFKRCAVNLIGPINPPSEKRHRYILTLVDYATRYPEAVPLKEISSEAVAEALIDIYSRVGIPEEVISDRGTQFISEYMEEFARLLGMKQMPTTPYHAMANGLVERFIGTLKSMLKNLCHQEPRQWHRYINPALFAYREVPQESTGFSPFELLYGRTIRGPMDILRQLWTQDDAVGETKSSYQHVFDLRAKLEDTMELAQKALEGNKQRYKHYFDKKAKKREFQKGDKVLILLPTNHNKLLMHWQGPYNVEEKVGINAYQVQVKGKSRTYHANMLKKYYVRDSEKEITEAAGIGEVEEEEGTLVELYSEKSVGTVKDLKMGENISDELRKQITDIVKDYTDIFTDRPGNCNLIKHPITLTSNKPIKSKPYTLPYVVRESLREDIKDILNTGIIRESNSPYASPVVLVKKPDGSNRLCADYRNLNKITVFDPEPMTTASDLFQKMSGDHYFSKLRATKGYWQIPVEKSDIPKTAFVTPDGQYEFIRMPFGMVNSGATFVPDMKKLLKDLPGVDNYIGDIIVHTAKLEDHMDTLRELFTRLAKVQLTIKPTKCYLGGTSIEFLGHKIDRGELKPMEDNVEKITEAPRPLTKTQVWSFLGLTGYYREFVPNYAVIASPLSDLTKKGQPNKVIWTDAQEKAYRKLRATITEKPVLKLPDITKQFTLRTDASDTGLGAVLLQEHDRKIFPVSYASRKLLDRERNYSTIEKECLAIVWAVKKYLPYLYGVEFILQTNHQPLTYINRAKYENSRVMRWALYLQDYRMTVESIKGKDNVEADYMSRIDSES; from the exons ATGGCGGAGACTAGTATGAGCAGTATGCGGAGGGCAATGGATATGGGCGAGAAACTTGGATTAAAGGATGCTGAGCTAGACAAATTTATTGAAGAGAACGAACCAAAGTTCGCAGCGGAGATTGAACGCGAGGAGAGACGGATGGGACGAGAAGCCAAAAAAGAGGCCGAAGCTgaggacagacaactccaacacCAAATGCAAATGAAGCAAATGGAGATAGACAGCCGGAAACAAGCAAGAGAATTGGAGATGCAAAGAGAGATAGAAGAAAAGAGGTTAGCGCATGAGCTCGAGATAAAAAAACTGGAAGTGGAGAATATTAGGATGGATGACTCCAAAAATGAGAGTACAGGACTAGAGTGGGTTAGCAATAAACCTAAACCGCTACTATCAGTGTTTGATGAGAAAACAGATGACATGGATAGTTACCTGCAGCGATTTGAATGGATAGCTGAAAACTATCAGTGGGATAAAGCTGAATGGTCATTCCATTTGAGCCAATATCTCAAAGGTAAGGCTACAGAGACTTACACTAGAATGGTGGCAGAGAATAGGAAGGACTACGATCAGGTGAAGGAAGCTCTGTTAAAGCGCTACAATTTCACAGAGGAAGGCTACAGAAAGCGATTCAGAGAGAGTAAAGCCAAGCACGACGAAACACCACAACAATTTCTAGTACGACTCAGAACCTACATTGACAAGTGGGTGGAGCTATCGAACTGCAAAGACCTGAAAAAACTCAACTTGCGAGAACAATTCATAGCGGCATGTCCTACGAATCTTGCTGTACATCTAAAGGAGATGAAATTTGACAGATGTGTTGAGTTGGCTGAAGCTGCTGACCGATACCTGACAGCTCATGCTCGCAAGATGTCATTCataaaaaagacaactccaaatgagaCAACCATCACCGGCCACAGTTATAACGAAAAGGGGCATATTGCAAATCGGTGTAATAAGAAGCCTCAAAAGTACTGCGCACACTGCAAGATGAATAACCATAACACAACCGAATGTCGAAGACTCAAGACACCTACGCACAAGGCGGGTGTAGCTGAAGGGGAGACAAATCCAGAAGGACAGAATACGGATGAAATTAAGTTAAGTTGGAAGCGTTACGTACAAGTAGCATGTTGTAAAGGTAAAGTTGGTAAAATGGAGAATGGAGTAAACCTGGTTGGAGGTTATGTAAATGGTAAGCAGGTGGAGATGATTAGAGATACTGGATGCACCACAGTAGTGGTCAAGAAATCACTGGTAAAAGCTGATCAGTACACAGGAGAGGAAGGATATCTACGAATGGCAGATAATACTGCTAGAAAACTGCCATTCGCCAAAATCAGCATTGATACACCATTCTATCAGGGAGATATAACGGCGATGGTTATAGAGACACCCATTCACGATTTAATGCTTGGAAATATTTCAGGCGCTCGATCCCCAT TTGTCAGCAATGAAAACATCGAAGTAAACAGAGAAGACCTCATCAAGTCACAGAGAGAAGACGATTCTCTAAAGAGGCTGTATGATGCTACAGAAGCAATAACGAAAGGCAAACAACAAACCAGGTTCATGGTGAAGAAGGACATCCTTTATCGTGAATATCATCACCCAGGGTATAACAGCGGACAGCCGATAAAACAAGTAGTTGTACCGAAAACTCTACGTGTCGCTGTGATGAGACACGCCCACAATTCTTTATTGAGTGGACATCTGGGAATCCGTAAAACTATTGATCGAATCCTAACCAACTTTTTCTGGCCGGGTCTACATGATGAGGTTGCGAGATTCTGTCGATCCTGCGACATCTGTCAACGCAATGTAAAGAAAGGTTCAGTACAGAAGGTTCCCCTACATCGGACTCCACTAATTGAGACTCCATTCAAGCGCTGTGCTGTCAACTTGATTGGACCGATTAACCCTCCAAGTGAAAAAAGGCATAGATATATACTAACTCTGGTGGACTACGCTACTCGATACCCCGAGGCTGTTCCACTGAAAGAGATAAGCTCAGAAGCAGTGGCTGAAGCTCTAATCGACATTTACAGTCGGGTTGGAATACCTGAAGAAGTAATCAGTGATCGAGGGACCCAATTCATATCTGAGTACATGGAGGAGTTCGCCAGACTACTCGGCATGAAGCAGATGCCGACAACTCCCTACCATGCTATGGCTAATGGACTGGTGGAGCGATTCATTGGCACACTGAAGTCAATGCTGAAAAATTTATGCCATCAGGAGCCAAGGCAGTGGCACAGATACATAAACCCGGCCCTATTTGCCTACAGAGAGGTCCCACAGGAATCTACTGGATTCTCACCATTCGAGCTGTTGTACGGAAGGACAATACGAGGGCCGATGGATATTCTACGACAGCTATGGACACAGGATGATGCTGTTGGAGAGACCAAGAGTAGCTACCAACACGTGTTTGATCTGCGTGCTAAGCTGGAAGATACGATGGAGTTGGCCCAGAAAGCGCTAGAAGGAAATAAGCAGAGGTACAAGCATTACTTCGACAAGAAGGCAAAGAAAAGGGAATTTCAAAAAGGTGACAAAGTTCTCATCCTGCTCCCTACTAACCACAACAAGTTACTAATGCATTGGCAGGGACCATACAACGTAGAAGAGAAAGTCGGGATAAACGCATACCAAGTTCAGGTCAAAGGTAAAAGCCGAACTTACCACGCTAACATGCTGAAGAAATACTACGTGAGAGATAGTGAAAAGGAAATAACTGAGGCAGCTGGTATCGGAGAAGTAGAAGAAGAGGAAGGCACACTGGTTGAGTTGTATTCGGAAAAGTCAGTCGGAACTGTGAAAGATCTGAAGATGGGAGAAAATATATCTGATGAGCTGAGAAAGCAGATCACGGACATTGTCAAGGACTACACAGATATATTCACAGACAGACCGGGAAACTGCAATCTTATCAAACATCCAATTACTCTAACCAGTAACAAGCCCATCAAATCTAAACCCTACACATTACCTTATGTGGTGAGAGAATCACTTAGAGAAGATATAAAAGATATACTGAACACAGGGATCATCAGAGAATCAAACTCTCCATATGCATCACCAGTCGTACTCGTGAAAAAGCCTGATGGATCCAATCGACTATGTGCTGACTACCGGAACTTGAACAAAATAACAGTATTCGATCCAGAGCCAATGACAACAGCAAGCGATCTCTTTCAGAAGATGAGCGGTGATCACTACTTCTCTAAG CTAAGGGCTACTAAGGGCTACTGGCAAATTCCTGTAGAGAAGAGTGACATACCGAAGACTGCATTTGTCACTCCAGATGGGCAATACGAGTTCATCAGGATGCCGTTTGGGATGGTCAACTCTGGAGCAACATTTGTACCTGACATGAAGAAGCTATTAAAGGATTTACCAGGAGTAGACAACTACATCGGTGACATCATCGTACACACTGCCAAATTGGAGGATCACATGGACACACTGAGAGAACTCTTCACTCGTTTGGCCAAGGTACAGCTCACAATCAAACCGACAAAATGCTACCTCGGTGGAACATCTATAGAGTTCCTAGGTCACAAGATCGATCGGGGAGAACTGAAACCGATGGAAGACAATGTGGAGAAAATCACTGAAGCTCCAAGGCCTCTGACTAAGACTCAAGTATGGTCGTTTCTAGGATTGACGGGCTACTACCGAGAGTTCGTCCCAAATTACGCGGTGATAGCAAGTCCTCTGTCGGACTTGACTAAAAAAGGACAACCTAATAAAGTTATCTGGACAGATGCACAAGAGAAGGCATACCGGAAATTAAGAGCGACCATAACCGAGAAACCAGTTCTGAAACTACCAGACATAACGAAGCAGTTCACCTTAAGGACTGACGCGTCGGACACTGGACTCGGAGCTGTACTACTACAGGAACATGATAGAAAGATATTTCCTGTCAGCTATGCTAGCAGAAAACTACTGGACCGTGAAAGGAATTACTCAACAATAGAGAAAGAATGCCTGGCAATTGTATGGGCTGTAAAGAAATATCTACCATATCTCTACGGCGTGGAGTTCATACTACAAACGAATCACCAACCACTAACCTACATCAATCGAGCAAAGTATGAGAACAGCAGAGTGATGAGATGGGCACTATATCTGCAGGATTATCGCATGACGGTGGAATCGATCAAAGGGAAAGACAACGTCGAAGCGGACTACATGAGCAGAATAGACTCAGAATCTTAA